The Fibrobacterota bacterium DNA window GGAACTCGGCCAGCCCGCGTTCCGGGCACGTCAATTGCGCGATTGGATGTTCGGCCCCTTCGAGTCCGATTTCGGTAAAATGTCCAATCTCCCCAAGGCTTTGCAACAAGCGTTGGAGGAAAAGGCGACCTGCCGGGTGCTGGGCGTGAAAGCCAGCCAGACCTCCCATGACGGGACCACCAAGTGGGTTTTCGAAACCCACGACGGCCACTTCTTCGAGACCGTGCTCATCCCCAGCGAGGATCGCCGCTCCATCTGCG harbors:
- a CDS encoding 23S rRNA (adenine(2503)-C(2))-methyltransferase RlmN, giving the protein MLRPPKAHLLGASVPDLEALVKELGQPAFRARQLRDWMFGPFESDFGKMSNLPKALQQALEEKATCRVLGVKASQTSHDGTTKWVFETHDGHFFETVLIPSEDRRSICVSSQIGCAMGCTFCRTATMGFIRNLTLGEILEQAWFVSRHLKDTEGPEARLSN